A DNA window from Paenibacillus andongensis contains the following coding sequences:
- a CDS encoding GerAB/ArcD/ProY family transporter, whose product MDKKQVINQRQLAWLASSVITSGGIFTLQNVLIRVSEMDAWFSYILSVFYIFVIAAFFGYLVKMFPQMNIFEISLHLLGRWGGTAVNLLILFHFWQILVQDMASASKYNSTLLLHNTPLEILVLMPCLYLIYFGRSSVEIVARVNDMFYPLFVIATLLMPLLLSNEFNLRLAMPVLTMPYKQLAFSNLLAIGSAGDIFILGAFLHMMYSANHIRSAIRHGSLLGICLFTLVIFLVITVLGPKMPANFIYPYYNLVQVIHVTDFLDRLDIVLLTVWLPVLACKMIAIYMAILLGISSIIKERNYPVINKQVALLVALTTILSFKSITELLAFANFSMPIIVLGYQPFVMGILFAAASIKHRKQSQPAVSPSNSGNSKISPPEQMSKITARFSYKQWVWLGNILMIFSTVCIVIGLAFGKYKPIMSTACAMCFACCLFLTVLTTYMEVNLSKQSEAGK is encoded by the coding sequence ATGGATAAAAAACAAGTGATTAACCAGAGACAGCTGGCGTGGCTAGCCTCATCTGTCATCACAAGCGGAGGCATCTTTACGCTGCAAAATGTATTGATTCGAGTAAGTGAGATGGATGCGTGGTTCAGCTATATCCTATCTGTTTTCTATATATTTGTAATTGCTGCCTTTTTCGGATATTTAGTGAAGATGTTTCCCCAGATGAACATTTTCGAAATTTCCCTACATTTGCTGGGGCGGTGGGGCGGTACTGCCGTCAATCTCTTGATTTTGTTCCACTTCTGGCAAATTCTCGTGCAGGATATGGCTTCCGCATCGAAATACAATTCCACGTTGTTGCTGCACAACACACCCTTGGAAATCTTAGTTCTGATGCCCTGTTTGTATCTGATTTATTTTGGGAGAAGCAGCGTTGAAATCGTCGCTCGCGTCAATGACATGTTCTATCCTCTCTTCGTCATCGCGACTTTGTTAATGCCGCTCCTGCTGTCGAACGAATTCAATCTTCGGCTCGCTATGCCTGTTCTCACAATGCCGTACAAACAATTGGCCTTCAGTAACCTGCTTGCCATCGGAAGCGCAGGTGATATTTTCATTCTCGGCGCCTTTTTGCACATGATGTACAGCGCCAATCATATCCGTTCTGCAATCCGACACGGGTCCCTGCTCGGTATTTGCCTATTCACGCTTGTCATTTTTTTGGTAATTACCGTTTTGGGACCGAAAATGCCAGCCAACTTCATATATCCTTATTACAACTTAGTGCAAGTGATCCATGTGACGGACTTCCTCGATCGGCTTGATATCGTTCTTTTAACCGTCTGGTTACCTGTCCTCGCTTGCAAAATGATCGCGATTTATATGGCGATTCTCTTAGGCATTAGCTCGATCATCAAGGAGCGTAATTATCCCGTCATTAACAAGCAGGTAGCCCTCTTGGTGGCGCTTACGACGATTCTATCGTTCAAGAGTATAACGGAGCTGCTCGCCTTCGCGAATTTCAGCATGCCGATCATCGTACTGGGATATCAGCCTTTCGTCATGGGCATCCTCTTCGCTGCCGCGAGTATCAAGCACCGGAAGCAGTCACAACCAGCAGTGTCACCCAGTAACAGTGGGAATTCTAAAATTTCCCCTCCCGAACAGATGTCCAAGATCACTGCGCGATTTTCTTACAAGCAATGGGTATGGCTGGGCAATATCCTAATGATCTTTTCTACAGTCTGCATCGTCATCGGACTTGCCTTCGGCAAGTATAAGCCTATCATGAGCACGGCCTGCGCAATGTGTTTTGCTTGCTGTTTATTCCTTACGGTCCTGACAACTTATATGGAGGTGAACCTTTCGAAGCAATCAGAAGCCGGTAAATGA
- the cls gene encoding cardiolipin synthase encodes MLWVVILLLLFIFQTATILIGEYKRPAKTVAWLLVLFIFPIIGFIMYYFLAKEYTQRKMVRRRGRRKMDEIKHQWMYKESAAIANNAENYQLFDEPRLCGLLHNIPGSPITLKNRVEVLTNGEVTYEAMIKAIEQARNHIHFEFYTIRHDETGVKFQEVLIRKAKEGVKVRVIYDGVGSYTLSAAYINKFKQAGVEVHPFLRPLIAFFDKRMNYRNHRKIIVVDGLVGFVGGINIADEYLGKDPKLGFWRDTHLMLHGDAVYYLQMTFMTDWMFVSGERLVEETLFPEHHEPQASLVQVIASGPDAHWDAIQEMFFAGIIAAKKRIYMTTPYFIPDPSITMALKTAVISGVDVRIILPYKSDSQIVQYASRSYLLELMQAGVQFYLYRKGFMHAKVMIIDHLMATVGTANVDMRSFFSNFELNAVMFNKDEIKRLEADFLMDLKESVELKLAQFEKRSRVEKGKEVIARLLSPLF; translated from the coding sequence TTGTTGTGGGTTGTCATACTACTACTGCTATTCATCTTTCAGACCGCGACGATTCTGATCGGTGAATACAAACGGCCAGCTAAAACGGTAGCTTGGCTGCTCGTTTTGTTTATTTTTCCAATTATCGGATTTATCATGTACTATTTCTTAGCTAAGGAATATACCCAAAGGAAAATGGTTCGGCGCAGAGGACGTCGCAAAATGGATGAAATTAAACATCAATGGATGTATAAGGAATCGGCTGCGATTGCGAATAATGCGGAGAATTATCAGCTCTTTGATGAGCCGCGTCTTTGTGGACTGCTTCATAATATACCGGGGTCACCCATTACGCTCAAGAATCGGGTTGAAGTGCTGACGAATGGGGAAGTCACTTACGAAGCTATGATAAAGGCGATTGAACAGGCGAGAAATCATATCCATTTTGAATTTTATACCATTAGACATGATGAAACCGGTGTGAAATTTCAAGAAGTTCTGATTCGTAAGGCGAAGGAGGGTGTCAAGGTCAGAGTGATTTATGACGGGGTGGGGAGTTATACGCTTTCTGCAGCTTACATAAATAAATTTAAGCAAGCCGGGGTTGAAGTGCATCCTTTCTTGCGTCCGCTCATTGCATTCTTCGATAAACGAATGAACTATCGCAATCATCGAAAGATTATTGTCGTTGACGGTTTGGTGGGGTTCGTTGGCGGTATTAATATTGCCGATGAATACTTAGGGAAAGATCCAAAGCTTGGTTTCTGGCGGGATACCCATCTCATGCTGCACGGTGATGCGGTGTATTACTTGCAGATGACCTTTATGACAGACTGGATGTTCGTTAGCGGGGAGCGGTTGGTTGAAGAAACGTTATTTCCTGAGCATCATGAACCGCAAGCCTCGTTGGTCCAGGTTATTGCAAGCGGTCCAGATGCCCACTGGGATGCTATTCAGGAAATGTTTTTTGCAGGTATTATAGCGGCTAAGAAGCGAATTTACATGACTACGCCATACTTTATTCCAGATCCCAGTATCACGATGGCACTCAAAACTGCGGTAATCAGCGGTGTCGATGTCCGTATTATTCTCCCTTATAAATCAGATTCCCAAATCGTTCAGTACGCATCGCGATCGTATCTGCTTGAGCTGATGCAGGCGGGGGTACAGTTCTATCTATATCGCAAAGGCTTCATGCACGCCAAGGTCATGATCATTGACCATTTGATGGCTACAGTAGGTACGGCGAACGTAGATATGCGCAGCTTTTTTAGCAACTTTGAATTGAATGCTGTGATGTTTAATAAGGATGAAATTAAGCGCTTAGAGGCTGACTTTTTAATGGATTTAAAGGAGAGTGTTGAGCTGAAATTAGCCCAATTTGAGAAGAGGTCCCGCGTGGAAAAGGGGAAGGAAGTCATTGCCCGATTATTATCCCCTTTATTCTAA
- a CDS encoding ABC transporter permease: MKIYRRLRTWILGGLLIVIVVLAALFSHSGYKTDDENWKIRAAESIEHNQKELENPDVPAKFKQQMKEDIALQQYMLDHNYPPTDNTLWGGTLSAAGLIMMVTLFTVIIAGDMVAGEFTWGTIKLLLIRPSSRAKILLSKYLTTLLFAATLLIVMFITSLIVNGFLFGFQSLNLPHLTVNAAGKVHEGSMLVYVFATYGLKLIELIMIVTMAFMISTVFRSSSLAIGLSIFIMFAGQVITLLLMRYSWGKYFLFANTDLTPYLEGQPLAEGMTLGFSITVLLFYYLLFIVLSWEIFRRRDVAA, translated from the coding sequence ATGAAAATTTATCGTAGGCTGCGAACTTGGATTCTAGGTGGCTTATTGATTGTCATTGTTGTATTAGCTGCACTATTCTCACATTCGGGTTATAAAACTGATGACGAAAACTGGAAGATAAGAGCAGCGGAATCGATTGAGCACAATCAGAAAGAGCTGGAAAATCCGGATGTGCCGGCCAAATTTAAACAACAGATGAAGGAGGACATAGCACTCCAGCAGTACATGTTGGATCATAATTACCCTCCGACAGATAACACATTATGGGGTGGCACTCTAAGCGCAGCAGGATTAATCATGATGGTTACGTTATTTACCGTGATCATTGCCGGAGATATGGTCGCTGGTGAGTTTACATGGGGGACAATTAAGCTGCTGCTCATTCGTCCTTCCAGCCGAGCGAAAATTCTCTTGTCTAAGTATCTAACAACACTGCTGTTTGCAGCTACGCTGCTGATTGTGATGTTTATTACTTCACTGATTGTGAACGGGTTCCTCTTCGGGTTTCAGAGTCTTAACCTTCCACACCTGACTGTAAATGCAGCAGGTAAAGTTCACGAAGGGAGCATGTTGGTGTATGTGTTTGCAACCTATGGACTAAAGTTGATCGAACTGATCATGATCGTGACGATGGCCTTTATGATCTCGACCGTATTTCGCAGCTCATCACTGGCTATTGGCCTTAGCATTTTCATCATGTTCGCGGGGCAAGTTATTACGTTATTGCTGATGAGATACAGCTGGGGCAAATATTTTTTATTCGCCAACACGGATCTCACTCCCTATTTAGAAGGGCAGCCGCTGGCAGAAGGGATGACGCTTGGTTTCTCAATAACCGTGCTGCTCTTCTACTACTTATTGTTTATTGTGCTCTCTTGGGAAATATTCCGCAGACGCGATGTAGCTGCCTGA
- a CDS encoding Ger(x)C family spore germination protein — protein sequence MTHHRRLFVFGMMITLMLTFLTGCWDRTETNDIAFVLTSSIDLEDDGKYRVTYMLPLPGSMGGASGGGGGTSGGGKSYYLDSEVGTTIREAMSKLQMRMSRRLFLSHRRTIIIGEKLAKAGIGIKFDDAVRSPESRLTSFLVVTKGKGYDLLNTEPKFERFPSEVIREITKSRLAMATSTKDIGLALSFNSDPILSYLEPKESQGSKQPSQEIQLVGYGQFKGDRMVGIYKNQEANGLMWLRNYVREHLLTFPFESGKDISILVKEGHTEIKPILQGDKVIFDLNLEAKGVIGEDLSEQDLNKPEAIHKVERKFAEQVKKCVQAAIKQMQKEGTDSAQLGLMIWRSHPNTWNNGLKERWREVFKEAEFRIKVEASITETGLINQNVTKDGR from the coding sequence ATGACTCATCATAGGCGTCTTTTCGTGTTTGGGATGATGATTACCCTCATGCTCACATTCCTGACAGGCTGTTGGGATCGTACCGAAACCAATGATATCGCCTTTGTGCTCACCTCCTCCATTGATCTAGAGGACGACGGCAAGTATCGCGTTACCTATATGTTACCCCTCCCCGGTTCTATGGGCGGCGCAAGCGGAGGTGGAGGTGGCACGAGCGGAGGTGGCAAAAGTTACTATTTAGATTCGGAAGTCGGTACGACGATACGCGAAGCGATGAGCAAACTGCAGATGCGAATGTCGCGCAGACTATTTCTGTCCCATCGGCGTACGATCATCATTGGCGAAAAGCTTGCCAAAGCAGGCATCGGTATCAAATTTGACGATGCGGTGCGCTCACCGGAGAGCCGGCTGACCTCCTTTCTCGTCGTAACGAAGGGCAAAGGCTATGATCTGCTTAACACGGAGCCCAAGTTTGAACGTTTTCCCTCTGAAGTCATTCGGGAAATAACCAAATCGCGCCTCGCGATGGCGACATCCACGAAAGATATTGGCCTTGCGCTTAGCTTTAACAGTGATCCAATTTTGAGTTACCTCGAACCCAAGGAATCCCAAGGAAGCAAGCAGCCCTCTCAAGAAATTCAGTTAGTCGGCTATGGTCAGTTCAAAGGAGACCGAATGGTTGGCATTTACAAGAACCAGGAGGCGAATGGACTCATGTGGCTGAGAAACTATGTGAGAGAGCATCTTCTCACTTTTCCGTTCGAATCAGGCAAAGATATCTCCATTCTAGTTAAGGAAGGACATACCGAAATCAAACCTATCCTGCAAGGGGACAAGGTCATCTTTGATCTCAACTTAGAGGCTAAAGGGGTCATTGGTGAAGATTTATCCGAACAAGATCTTAACAAGCCGGAGGCCATCCACAAGGTGGAACGTAAATTCGCAGAGCAAGTGAAGAAATGTGTCCAAGCTGCCATTAAGCAAATGCAAAAAGAAGGGACCGACTCAGCGCAACTGGGATTAATGATTTGGAGAAGTCATCCTAATACATGGAACAATGGTTTAAAAGAACGGTGGCGTGAGGTGTTTAAAGAAGCTGAATTCCGCATCAAGGTGGAAGCTTCCATCACCGAAACCGGTCTTATCAATCAGAATGTGACGAAAGATGGGAGATAG
- the ligD gene encoding non-homologous end-joining DNA ligase — MAVSTKGTLLVEGHELTITNPNKLLWPETGITKADYLAKLTELSPYLLRYCRNRHLTTIRFPNGYNEKSFYQKNAPDPVPSFVKLAPLDGINYINLDSLPTLIWLGNLACLEFHPSFHRIGETLPAEWVIDIDPSLEEEPRIMEAAHIIGEVLDSLHIQSVPKTSGATGVQIYIPIQHGYTFEQLRRIGHFIGAFVVKKYPNLFTIERFKKNRGDKIYVDYLQHWYGKTLSAPYTPRAKKDASVSTPLLWKEVELRPSIRDFNLHTVMNRLRTYGDLIEKVPPQNLNAILERLT; from the coding sequence ATGGCGGTCTCAACCAAAGGAACGCTGCTCGTGGAAGGGCATGAGCTGACGATTACGAACCCGAACAAACTTTTATGGCCTGAAACGGGCATTACCAAAGCCGATTATCTCGCTAAATTGACCGAGTTGTCGCCTTACCTGCTGCGCTATTGCCGTAATCGCCACTTAACAACGATTCGTTTCCCAAACGGGTATAATGAAAAATCCTTTTATCAAAAAAATGCCCCCGATCCGGTACCAAGCTTCGTGAAGCTGGCGCCGCTGGATGGCATTAATTATATCAATCTAGACTCGTTACCCACCCTGATATGGCTGGGAAATTTGGCATGTTTGGAGTTTCATCCTTCCTTCCACCGAATTGGTGAGACGCTGCCCGCAGAATGGGTGATCGATATCGATCCTTCGCTAGAGGAAGAGCCGCGTATTATGGAGGCTGCCCATATCATTGGAGAAGTGCTCGATTCCCTGCATATTCAGTCGGTTCCCAAAACCTCAGGCGCTACAGGTGTTCAAATCTACATCCCTATTCAACATGGCTACACATTTGAACAGCTTCGCCGTATCGGTCATTTTATTGGCGCCTTTGTCGTGAAGAAGTATCCCAATCTTTTTACCATCGAAAGGTTCAAGAAAAATCGTGGCGACAAAATTTACGTAGACTACCTACAGCACTGGTATGGAAAAACATTATCCGCGCCTTATACACCACGCGCCAAAAAGGACGCCTCTGTTTCCACCCCCCTGTTATGGAAAGAGGTTGAGCTGCGCCCTAGTATTCGAGATTTCAACTTACATACGGTGATGAACCGTTTGAGAACGTATGGCGACCTCATCGAGAAGGTCCCTCCACAAAATTTGAACGCCATTTTAGAGCGTCTCACATAG
- a CDS encoding HAD family hydrolase has protein sequence MKEQTILFDLDDTLVHCNKYFDFVIDQFIDLMLTWYSGHGLSAQDIKQKQLQIDLAGIHIHGFMPDRFPKSFVETYQWFASQYNRPTNGKEESWLMQLGHTVYEYTAEPYPQMNETLDHLQQAGHRLFLYTGGDASIQMKKVKDLSLDTYFDDRIFVTVHKTREYMETIMNEQRFDRKHTWMIGNSIKTDVLPALHAGIHSIHIPVQQDWEYNKGTIDITPKGAFYQLNSLQEVPDTIHAYIQK, from the coding sequence ATGAAAGAACAAACGATACTTTTTGATCTTGATGATACGTTAGTACATTGTAATAAATATTTTGACTTCGTGATTGACCAGTTTATTGACCTTATGCTCACTTGGTACTCTGGGCACGGGCTTAGCGCACAGGACATCAAGCAGAAGCAGCTCCAAATCGATCTCGCTGGCATCCACATTCATGGCTTTATGCCGGATCGTTTTCCCAAATCATTTGTTGAGACATACCAATGGTTCGCCTCACAATATAACCGTCCAACGAATGGTAAAGAAGAATCATGGTTGATGCAATTAGGCCACACGGTCTATGAATACACGGCAGAGCCTTATCCGCAAATGAACGAAACACTCGATCATCTCCAGCAAGCCGGACACCGACTGTTCCTATATACAGGTGGTGATGCATCTATCCAAATGAAAAAAGTGAAGGATTTGAGCTTAGACACCTACTTTGATGATCGCATTTTTGTTACTGTGCATAAGACGAGAGAATACATGGAAACGATCATGAACGAACAGCGTTTTGATCGCAAGCACACATGGATGATCGGTAACTCGATTAAGACGGATGTACTGCCTGCCCTTCATGCGGGCATTCACTCGATTCACATTCCTGTGCAGCAGGACTGGGAGTACAACAAAGGAACCATCGACATCACTCCCAAAGGGGCATTCTATCAGTTGAACTCCTTGCAGGAAGTTCCTGATACCATCCACGCGTATATTCAAAAATAA
- a CDS encoding spore germination protein — MKSILRKRPSDRLGENDEQSELIDSLDYHFIEELKQTKLSLLLHENHEFIKAMFQDCSDVVVREFEIEPHIPALLLFVDGLTSTQLLNETMKSLMILGGGQTAIDRIVGTILPVSQTQISDNYGDLLVSVLGGDTALLVEGNAKAILLGIRGTDKRSVGEPETETVVRGPKEGFVESIRTNTSMIRRKLKTPRLKMKSMSVGKESNTNLVVCYLDDLAMPSLVEEVVKRIEQIKIDAILESGMLEELIQDDAYSPFPQIQYTERPDVVASALLQGRVAILVDGTPFALIVPFVFIQVMQASEDYYERFQIGTLLRLLRYIFLFLSLTAPALYVAITTYHHELLPTTLMLSVAAAREAIPFPAVVEAFIMEITFEALREAGIRLPKAVGSAVSILGALVVGQAAVQAGIVSAPIVIVVSITGIASFTIPRYNGAIAIRMLRFPFLIASSIFGFYGIIFCLVILFGHMANLRSFGVPYLSPLGPLSAGDLQDSLVRSPWWAMEKRPAFMAIQDTQRMDSKLPQQIKEDGGIDGSRIQHEHKASEEGNSNDSS, encoded by the coding sequence ATGAAAAGTATCCTGCGTAAACGCCCGTCAGACAGGCTCGGTGAGAATGATGAGCAATCGGAGCTTATTGATTCGCTTGACTATCACTTCATCGAAGAACTTAAGCAAACTAAACTATCACTTCTTCTACATGAAAACCATGAATTTATTAAAGCCATGTTTCAGGACTGCTCTGATGTCGTCGTCCGTGAATTCGAGATCGAGCCACACATTCCGGCACTGCTTCTCTTCGTTGATGGACTAACCAGCACCCAACTGCTCAACGAAACGATGAAATCGTTAATGATTCTGGGTGGCGGCCAAACAGCAATTGACCGCATCGTAGGCACGATACTGCCGGTGTCTCAAACACAAATCTCCGATAATTACGGAGACCTGCTCGTTTCTGTTTTGGGCGGGGATACCGCCCTGCTCGTGGAAGGCAACGCGAAAGCCATTCTGCTTGGTATTCGCGGTACAGATAAGCGCTCCGTTGGCGAGCCGGAAACGGAAACTGTCGTGCGCGGACCGAAAGAAGGGTTCGTGGAGAGCATTCGCACGAACACCTCGATGATCCGCCGCAAATTGAAAACGCCTAGACTCAAGATGAAATCCATGAGTGTTGGCAAAGAAAGCAACACCAATCTCGTCGTCTGTTATCTCGACGACTTGGCCATGCCCTCCCTTGTTGAGGAAGTGGTCAAGCGGATTGAACAAATCAAAATCGATGCCATTTTGGAATCAGGCATGCTTGAAGAACTCATCCAAGATGATGCGTATTCGCCCTTTCCACAGATCCAATATACAGAACGGCCAGATGTTGTTGCCAGTGCTCTCCTGCAAGGACGAGTGGCCATCCTCGTTGATGGCACCCCCTTTGCACTAATCGTCCCTTTCGTATTTATACAGGTTATGCAAGCGAGTGAGGATTATTATGAACGATTCCAAATCGGTACACTATTACGCTTGCTGCGATACATCTTCTTGTTTCTGTCGCTCACGGCACCTGCTTTGTATGTGGCTATTACGACGTACCACCATGAACTACTGCCGACAACACTGATGTTAAGTGTTGCCGCCGCCCGTGAAGCGATTCCGTTCCCAGCCGTTGTTGAAGCGTTCATCATGGAAATTACCTTCGAAGCCTTACGCGAAGCAGGCATCCGATTGCCCAAAGCGGTCGGCTCCGCTGTCTCCATCTTGGGTGCGCTCGTTGTTGGTCAAGCTGCTGTTCAAGCCGGCATCGTATCCGCACCGATTGTCATCGTCGTATCTATAACCGGGATTGCTTCGTTTACCATCCCGCGTTATAACGGTGCAATCGCTATTCGGATGCTGCGTTTTCCTTTTCTGATCGCTTCCTCTATATTCGGTTTCTACGGGATCATCTTCTGCTTGGTGATTTTATTCGGACACATGGCGAATTTACGTTCCTTCGGTGTGCCGTATTTATCTCCATTAGGACCGCTATCAGCTGGAGACTTGCAAGACTCGCTGGTTCGCTCTCCTTGGTGGGCGATGGAGAAACGTCCTGCATTTATGGCGATTCAAGACACTCAGCGCATGGATAGCAAGCTGCCTCAGCAAATCAAGGAGGACGGAGGCATAGACGGAAGCAGAATTCAGCATGAGCATAAAGCGAGTGAGGAGGGCAATTCAAATGACTCATCATAG
- a CDS encoding bactofilin family protein, translating to MFKKKKDFMNPNTTDTLIGEGTTFEGRIKSEASIRIEGGITGDIECAGDVIIGENGVVKSNISARDVVLAGNVQGNVITKGKLTITSTGSLQGNISAASFIIEEGGLFQGNSKMDSKTSTTAPIQNGEQDNGNKPASSANGAFKGNTVAM from the coding sequence ATGTTTAAGAAAAAGAAAGACTTCATGAATCCAAATACAACCGATACTTTGATTGGAGAAGGTACAACCTTTGAAGGCCGCATCAAATCAGAAGCGAGCATACGCATTGAAGGCGGAATTACAGGTGATATCGAGTGCGCAGGGGATGTTATTATCGGGGAAAATGGCGTTGTAAAATCCAATATTTCTGCAAGAGACGTTGTATTGGCAGGAAATGTGCAGGGCAACGTCATCACCAAGGGCAAGCTGACGATTACTTCTACAGGTTCTCTTCAAGGCAATATCAGCGCGGCTTCCTTTATCATTGAAGAAGGTGGACTATTCCAAGGAAATAGTAAAATGGACTCGAAAACATCAACAACAGCTCCTATCCAAAACGGTGAGCAAGACAATGGGAATAAACCTGCCTCATCCGCCAACGGGGCATTTAAGGGGAATACGGTGGCTATGTAA
- a CDS encoding M23 family metallopeptidase: MKLNWKPKKLTLVIIPDANQSVVRFRIPHLFAYIAAACLSVLLLVSIITYVMHASTLKEASALQSKLTGANQQWSAALNSKDKAIEQLQNEVIQLSEQAEQMKTKVEEMKKFESDLKSIAGIDANTSGTAVASTPTSTQDKPADADGKLPALDSGIGGSPNPASQEDIIKLGEQTLASFTALNSEVKELQTSLTATKQKVADKQQLLRITPTLWPTTTKVVTSTFGYRTDPFTHRPSFHSGIDFGARENDPVYATADGKVVSTGSDMFHGNNIVIEHSKGLRTWYMHLNKILVNKGDSVEKGSSIGLVGSTGRSTGPHLHYEVLKNGESIDPKPYLKSTRKDE; the protein is encoded by the coding sequence ATGAAGCTCAACTGGAAACCAAAAAAACTGACGCTAGTCATCATTCCAGATGCCAATCAATCGGTCGTCAGGTTTCGTATTCCCCATCTATTCGCTTATATCGCTGCAGCATGCTTATCCGTACTGCTGCTAGTATCTATAATCACTTATGTCATGCATGCAAGCACCTTGAAAGAGGCTAGCGCTCTACAGTCAAAGCTAACTGGAGCTAACCAACAGTGGAGTGCTGCATTAAATTCCAAGGACAAGGCCATCGAACAATTACAGAATGAAGTGATTCAACTGTCTGAGCAAGCCGAACAAATGAAAACAAAAGTCGAAGAGATGAAGAAATTCGAAAGTGATCTCAAATCGATTGCTGGGATCGACGCAAATACATCCGGTACAGCTGTCGCTAGCACGCCGACCAGCACACAGGATAAACCTGCGGATGCAGATGGGAAGCTCCCTGCCCTAGATAGCGGCATTGGCGGAAGTCCTAATCCAGCTTCTCAGGAGGACATTATAAAGCTTGGTGAGCAGACATTAGCTTCCTTCACGGCACTTAACAGCGAAGTGAAAGAACTGCAAACCAGCTTAACAGCAACGAAGCAAAAGGTTGCCGATAAGCAGCAATTGCTTCGCATAACTCCAACCCTGTGGCCGACTACCACGAAGGTTGTCACATCGACTTTCGGTTATCGTACAGACCCTTTTACGCATCGCCCAAGCTTTCATTCCGGCATTGATTTCGGTGCCCGTGAGAATGATCCTGTCTATGCAACCGCAGACGGCAAAGTCGTTAGTACGGGGAGTGATATGTTCCACGGCAACAATATCGTCATTGAGCATTCAAAAGGACTACGCACTTGGTATATGCATTTAAATAAAATTTTAGTGAATAAGGGAGATTCGGTGGAAAAAGGTAGTTCTATAGGCCTAGTTGGCTCCACGGGACGCAGTACTGGACCTCATCTGCACTATGAAGTACTCAAAAATGGAGAAAGCATCGACCCCAAACCTTATCTCAAATCGACTCGAAAGGATGAATAA
- a CDS encoding ParM/StbA family protein has product MIKLAGIDIGNDSIKLVLDGSREPLVIPNIIAPGYERHILQEEDSPLKALDVMIYSPSLSQRNQRYFVGQLALEHEDNLELEDTDNKAISDQSLIVALTALAYQGLTNQAFNAGYGNVDEVEYTLGTGLPVRAFAKFNQQFEQRLLGEHEVTFLSTPQFQNRKIKVSVRKVAVSIEGAAAVFHLATHDSLQVKDEEIYNGCIGVCEIGALTTDFPVIKRMAIDNHFSHGEQIGIATYLDAVIRDVEDAYGYVFPSRAKLVQRVKNREFTIQLLGEGQVDIRPIVDQHFRRAALRMIEMIKKRWRKYPDIQCFYVIGGGASALKPYIQEAAGSLKLRFANESEFLNMYGYLKVAKSRLSQSVPV; this is encoded by the coding sequence ATGATAAAGCTTGCAGGTATCGATATAGGGAACGATAGTATTAAACTGGTGCTGGATGGTTCTAGAGAACCGTTAGTGATCCCGAATATCATTGCGCCGGGTTACGAAAGGCATATTTTGCAGGAAGAAGACTCACCATTGAAAGCGTTGGATGTGATGATTTACAGTCCATCTCTTTCACAAAGAAATCAACGTTATTTCGTCGGACAACTAGCTTTGGAACACGAAGATAACCTTGAGCTTGAAGACACGGATAATAAGGCGATATCGGATCAATCCCTTATTGTTGCGCTTACTGCATTAGCATATCAAGGTCTCACCAACCAAGCCTTTAATGCTGGGTACGGAAATGTAGACGAAGTCGAATATACACTCGGAACCGGTTTGCCTGTTCGTGCGTTTGCGAAGTTCAATCAGCAATTCGAGCAAAGACTTCTTGGTGAGCATGAAGTGACGTTTCTATCCACTCCACAATTCCAAAACCGCAAGATTAAAGTATCGGTTCGCAAGGTTGCAGTCTCCATTGAAGGGGCGGCAGCTGTGTTCCATTTGGCTACGCACGACAGCCTGCAAGTCAAGGATGAAGAGATTTACAACGGCTGCATCGGCGTTTGCGAGATCGGCGCGTTGACAACGGACTTCCCTGTTATCAAACGGATGGCCATTGACAATCACTTCAGCCATGGCGAGCAAATTGGCATCGCTACCTACCTGGATGCCGTCATTCGCGATGTCGAAGATGCTTATGGCTACGTGTTCCCAAGCCGCGCGAAGCTGGTTCAGCGAGTGAAGAATCGTGAATTTACGATTCAACTCCTTGGCGAAGGACAGGTTGATATTCGTCCGATCGTAGACCAGCATTTCCGTCGCGCGGCGTTGCGTATGATCGAGATGATCAAAAAGCGCTGGCGCAAATATCCTGATATTCAATGCTTCTATGTGATTGGTGGTGGCGCATCAGCGCTGAAGCCTTACATCCAAGAAGCCGCGGGGTCATTAAAACTGCGATTCGCGAATGAAAGCGAATTTCTAAATATGTATGGCTACTTGAAAGTGGCCAAAAGTCGGTTAAGCCAATCAGTTCCTGTTTAA